The following proteins come from a genomic window of Streptomyces sp. NBC_01716:
- a CDS encoding medium chain dehydrogenase/reductase family protein — protein MTSTVTTNATEIVLPGKVEPSGLKVHNRELPPPAAGQVVLRMDATGVSFAEQQMRRGKYYNQPAFPFVPGYDLVGTVTATGPGVDTALTGRRFAAVTKVGAWASHLLLDAEDLLPVPDDVDAADAETVVVNGITAWQMLHRMAKVPSGGTIVVLGANGGVGSTLVQLARHAGITVIGTASARHHEAVRELGAVPVDYRDPDLYGRIAELAPGGVDAVFDHVGGAGLVRSWRLLRKGGTLVSYGTAATKDDEGNSQLPVLKLFARLFAWNYLPNGKSAHFYNFWAGLRRPETFRRRLREDLTQVLRLVSEGVLTPQIAARIPLSDVASALSLAESHTVAGKVILVPDA, from the coding sequence ATGACCAGCACCGTTACCACCAACGCCACCGAGATCGTCCTGCCCGGCAAGGTCGAGCCGAGCGGTCTGAAGGTCCACAACCGTGAGCTGCCGCCGCCCGCCGCCGGTCAGGTCGTTCTGCGGATGGACGCGACCGGCGTCTCCTTCGCCGAGCAGCAGATGCGCCGCGGCAAGTACTACAACCAGCCGGCCTTCCCCTTCGTACCGGGCTACGACCTGGTCGGTACGGTCACCGCGACCGGCCCCGGTGTCGACACCGCCCTGACCGGACGCCGCTTCGCCGCCGTCACCAAGGTCGGCGCATGGGCCAGCCACCTGCTGCTCGACGCCGAGGACCTGCTCCCCGTGCCCGACGACGTGGACGCCGCCGACGCGGAGACCGTCGTGGTCAACGGCATCACCGCCTGGCAGATGCTGCACCGGATGGCCAAGGTCCCCTCCGGCGGCACCATCGTGGTGCTGGGCGCCAACGGCGGCGTCGGTTCCACGCTCGTACAGCTCGCCCGGCACGCCGGGATCACGGTGATCGGTACGGCGTCGGCCCGCCACCACGAGGCGGTACGTGAGCTGGGAGCCGTCCCGGTCGACTATCGCGACCCCGACCTGTATGGCCGGATCGCCGAACTCGCCCCGGGCGGCGTGGACGCGGTGTTCGACCACGTCGGCGGCGCCGGACTGGTGCGCTCGTGGCGACTGCTGCGCAAGGGCGGCACGCTCGTCTCGTACGGCACCGCGGCGACGAAGGACGACGAGGGCAACTCGCAGCTCCCCGTACTGAAGCTCTTCGCACGACTCTTCGCCTGGAACTACCTGCCCAACGGCAAGAGCGCGCACTTCTACAACTTCTGGGCCGGCCTGCGTCGCCCGGAGACCTTCCGCCGCCGGCTGCGCGAGGACCTCACCCAGGTGCTGCGGCTGGTCTCGGAGGGCGTCCTCACCCCGCAGATCGCCGCGCGGATCCCGCTGAGCGACGTCGCGTCGGCGCTGTCGCTGGCCGAGTCCCACACCGTCGCGGGCAAGGTCATCCTCGTCCCGGACGCGTGA
- a CDS encoding esterase-like activity of phytase family protein, with translation MPPKRTCAALVAVAVAAGLLAGTGAASAHQDSRRPVAFDRTATYPVFQNRPAGEDPASPTVAEISATSADGRTLVYTDALARRIGFLDISDADRPQGLGTLSLAELGDAEDEPTSVAVVGKYVLVVVNTSAEYTDPSGRLDVISLRDRERVASYDLGGQPDSIAISADKRYAAIAIENERDEEATPPGGEEGDLPQLPAGFLQIVDLKGAAPTQWRTRAVPLTRPDGKALPALVAGGITEPTDPEPEYVSINSRNQLVVTLQENNGVVLLDLPTGRITKAFSAGTASVDGIDTVDDGNIDLTGSITGVPREPDSVGWVDDRYLATANEGDWHGGTRGWSIFDSRTGKVVWDAGNSFEEIAARHGLHNESRAEKKGTEPEGLAIAELDGVRYAFVGSERSNFVAVYDLSRPTAPVFRQVLATTNGPEGLLPIPSRDMLAVSSEEDDAAVNVRASVSLFRLGRHTPSFPSIVSADDSAGAPIGWGALGALSAVPGKSSQLYSVTDAAYSTTKILTIDAARQPAVIARSLTVKGTDGRPIGYDAEGIHARKQGGFWLAVEGKTGAGNKLVRLDSAGNTRQVVPLPTDVAAGLGGQGFEGVTATTDRRGHEVVWATLQREVKTDPAGTVRLGRYDVEADSWSWYGYRIGSTSTPGDWIGLSEITAVGDKLAVIERDKLNGPSAKIKRIYTVDLPSSAAPSGPLRVLPKKLAHDVLPDLRAGNGWTQEKLEGLTVAGNGEVYAVTDNDGLDDATGETTFLHLGSDREIFGRR, from the coding sequence ATGCCCCCGAAGAGAACCTGCGCCGCGCTCGTAGCCGTGGCGGTCGCCGCCGGTCTGCTGGCCGGGACGGGCGCGGCGAGCGCACACCAGGATTCGCGGCGGCCGGTCGCCTTCGACCGCACCGCCACCTACCCGGTCTTCCAGAACCGGCCCGCCGGCGAAGACCCCGCGTCCCCGACCGTCGCCGAGATCTCGGCGACCAGCGCGGACGGCCGGACCCTGGTCTACACCGACGCCCTGGCCCGGCGGATCGGCTTCCTCGACATCAGCGACGCCGACCGCCCGCAGGGCCTCGGCACGCTCTCGCTCGCCGAACTCGGCGACGCCGAGGACGAGCCGACGTCGGTGGCCGTCGTCGGCAAGTACGTCCTGGTCGTGGTAAACACCAGCGCGGAGTACACCGACCCGTCCGGCCGGCTCGACGTCATCTCCCTGCGCGACCGCGAGCGGGTGGCGAGTTACGACCTCGGCGGCCAGCCCGACTCCATCGCGATCAGCGCGGACAAGCGGTACGCCGCGATCGCCATCGAGAACGAGCGCGACGAGGAGGCGACCCCGCCCGGCGGCGAGGAGGGCGATCTGCCCCAACTCCCGGCCGGTTTCCTCCAGATAGTCGACCTCAAGGGCGCCGCGCCCACCCAGTGGCGCACCCGTGCGGTGCCGCTGACCCGGCCCGACGGCAAGGCGCTGCCGGCCCTGGTCGCGGGCGGGATCACCGAACCGACCGACCCGGAGCCGGAGTACGTCTCCATCAACAGCCGTAACCAGCTGGTGGTGACCCTCCAGGAGAACAACGGCGTTGTGCTGCTGGACCTGCCGACGGGCAGGATCACCAAGGCGTTCAGTGCCGGTACGGCGTCGGTCGACGGCATCGACACCGTCGATGACGGCAACATCGACCTGACCGGCTCGATCACCGGCGTACCGCGCGAGCCCGACTCGGTCGGCTGGGTCGACGACCGCTACCTCGCCACCGCCAACGAGGGCGACTGGCACGGCGGTACGCGCGGCTGGTCCATCTTCGACAGCCGCACCGGCAAGGTCGTCTGGGACGCGGGCAACAGCTTCGAAGAGATCGCGGCGCGTCACGGACTGCACAACGAGTCCCGCGCCGAGAAGAAGGGCACCGAGCCGGAGGGCCTGGCCATCGCCGAGCTCGACGGTGTGCGCTACGCCTTCGTCGGCTCGGAGCGGAGCAACTTCGTCGCGGTGTACGACCTGAGCCGGCCGACCGCCCCGGTCTTCCGCCAGGTGCTCGCCACCACCAACGGCCCCGAGGGCCTGCTGCCGATCCCGTCGCGCGACATGCTCGCGGTCTCCAGCGAGGAGGACGACGCCGCGGTCAACGTACGGGCCTCGGTGAGCCTCTTCCGCCTCGGCAGGCACACACCCTCCTTCCCGAGCATCGTCTCGGCGGACGACTCGGCGGGCGCCCCGATCGGCTGGGGCGCGCTCGGCGCGCTCTCCGCCGTACCCGGCAAGTCGAGCCAGCTCTACAGCGTCACCGACGCGGCGTACTCCACCACCAAGATCCTCACGATCGACGCGGCCCGCCAACCGGCGGTCATCGCACGGTCGTTGACGGTCAAGGGAACGGACGGCCGGCCGATCGGTTACGACGCGGAGGGCATCCACGCCCGTAAGCAGGGCGGCTTCTGGCTCGCGGTGGAGGGCAAAACCGGCGCGGGCAACAAGCTGGTCCGGCTCGACAGCGCGGGCAACACCCGTCAGGTCGTCCCGCTGCCGACGGACGTCGCGGCGGGGCTCGGGGGACAGGGCTTCGAGGGCGTCACGGCGACCACCGACCGCCGGGGCCACGAGGTGGTCTGGGCCACGCTCCAGCGCGAGGTCAAGACGGACCCGGCGGGCACGGTCCGCCTCGGCCGGTACGACGTCGAGGCCGACAGCTGGAGCTGGTACGGCTACCGGATCGGCAGCACCAGCACGCCAGGCGACTGGATCGGCCTCTCCGAGATCACCGCGGTCGGCGACAAGCTCGCGGTGATCGAACGGGACAAGCTGAACGGCCCGTCCGCGAAGATCAAGCGGATCTACACGGTCGACCTCCCGAGTTCAGCGGCCCCGTCGGGCCCGCTGCGCGTGCTCCCGAAGAAGCTGGCCCACGACGTCCTGCCCGACCTCCGCGCGGGGAACGGCTGGACGCAGGAGAAGCTGGAGGGCCTGACCGTGGCCGGGAACGGCGAGGTCTACGCGGTGACGGACAACGACGGCCTGGACGACGCCACGGGCGAAACGACCTTCCTGCACCTCGGCTCGGACCGCGAGATCTTCGGCCGCCGCTGA
- a CDS encoding TetR/AcrR family transcriptional regulator, with product MTLSAPSTPLPSTPLPSTPPARTHARNRRGQGGNLRNDILAAATELLDHGDQRAVTLRAVARRAGITAPSIYPHFPDRSAIVLAVVREGFAELSGRLRSSVARAGDDPRERLYAACRAYLDFAAAHPGRYRAMFAELPATDDPATLGAPAQRVLADALAECVTAGHSTSTAPRADALALWLGLHGFAHQRTIAHAFPWPPDLVRPFVASLSRIGRPGRGPLS from the coding sequence GTGACACTCTCGGCGCCGTCGACACCACTGCCGTCGACACCACTGCCGTCGACACCACCGGCGCGGACGCACGCGCGGAACCGCCGGGGACAGGGCGGCAACCTGCGTAACGACATCCTGGCTGCCGCGACCGAGTTGCTCGACCACGGCGACCAACGGGCCGTCACGCTACGGGCCGTGGCCCGGCGGGCCGGGATCACCGCCCCGTCGATCTATCCGCACTTCCCCGACCGGTCCGCCATCGTGCTCGCGGTCGTCCGCGAAGGCTTCGCCGAACTGTCCGGCCGGCTCCGGTCCTCGGTGGCGCGTGCGGGGGACGATCCTCGCGAACGGCTCTATGCCGCCTGCCGCGCGTATCTCGACTTCGCCGCCGCCCATCCCGGGCGCTACCGCGCGATGTTCGCCGAACTCCCGGCCACCGACGACCCCGCCACTCTGGGCGCGCCGGCGCAACGCGTCCTCGCCGACGCCCTCGCCGAGTGCGTCACCGCCGGGCACTCCACCAGCACCGCCCCCCGCGCCGACGCGCTCGCGCTCTGGCTCGGCCTGCACGGATTCGCTCACCAACGCACCATCGCCCACGCCTTTCCGTGGCCCCCCGATCTCGTACGGCCCTTCGTGGCCTCGCTGTCACGCATCGGGCGCCCGGGACGCGGGCCCCTTTCGTAG
- a CDS encoding ABC transporter permease, whose product MSIATAVAPSTTKSPAGGPRSGEVDNRATYVSFGLAYVLGHGAAAVSGGSNPLFALPGWLPMTLLGIGLAAGTVNATLAAARAQRGATGPDILSGKLLGASWVVAFAALFLAITGLTNSLDLPDLQSMLWPTGSGLVVGLLYLAEGAVRRNTLHYTLGVWLALTSTAALFLGTPGLYWVLTLAGGGAYAVAAVLEDRRLAAYRRR is encoded by the coding sequence ATGTCCATCGCCACTGCCGTCGCCCCGTCCACGACCAAGTCCCCGGCAGGCGGGCCCCGTTCGGGCGAGGTCGACAACCGTGCGACATACGTCAGCTTCGGACTCGCCTACGTACTCGGCCACGGCGCAGCGGCCGTCTCCGGTGGCAGTAACCCCCTGTTCGCCCTGCCCGGCTGGCTGCCCATGACGCTCCTCGGAATCGGGCTCGCGGCCGGCACCGTCAACGCGACCCTTGCCGCCGCCCGCGCCCAACGCGGCGCCACCGGGCCCGACATCCTCTCCGGCAAGCTGCTCGGCGCGTCGTGGGTCGTCGCGTTCGCCGCACTGTTCCTCGCCATCACCGGACTGACGAACAGCCTCGACCTGCCCGACCTGCAATCGATGCTCTGGCCCACCGGCTCCGGTCTCGTCGTCGGCCTCCTCTACCTCGCCGAAGGCGCCGTACGCCGCAACACCCTCCACTACACCCTCGGCGTCTGGCTCGCCCTGACCTCCACGGCGGCGCTCTTCCTCGGCACCCCCGGCCTCTACTGGGTCCTCACCCTCGCGGGCGGCGGCGCGTACGCGGTCGCGGCGGTCCTCGAAGACCGCCGGCTCGCCGCGTACCGGCGTCGATGA